In a genomic window of Sulfurisphaera tokodaii str. 7:
- a CDS encoding class II fumarate hydratase yields the protein MKYTETAPKLFMNTGTRFPRKIIWAMGLIKYAAAKVNSDLNQLEKEIAKGIMQAAKEVMEGKHDDKIVLDVFQTGSGTGLNMNINEVIAERATEMIGKKVHPNDHVNLGQSSNDTVPTAIRIAATSAVEEQLIPALSKFVSILNRKSEEFKDIVKSGRTHLRDALPVTLGQELSAYADAFYHDMTNLQQVLEYVKELPIGGTAVGTGLNSHPEFQLRVIQEVNNETGLGFKPANKFRGLRLLTDLLSLSGIMRTIAVDLYRLGQDIRLMFSGPMTGFNEIDLPTQEEIAGSSIMPGKTNPVTVEATLLVSAQVVGLDHANQFASMLGEFELAMGVPLIGYNVVTQINLLTEALNKFGDLVINGMVPNIERMKRYAESSPSLVTVISPIIGYDKASEIGKRLSKGMSIREALKELGFKDDEIDRILDLSKLVKPGFPAK from the coding sequence ATGAAATACACTGAGACTGCACCAAAACTTTTTATGAACACAGGAACTAGATTTCCTAGAAAAATAATCTGGGCTATGGGACTTATAAAATACGCGGCAGCGAAAGTTAATTCTGATCTTAACCAGTTAGAAAAAGAAATAGCTAAAGGTATTATGCAAGCAGCAAAAGAAGTTATGGAAGGAAAACATGATGATAAAATAGTTTTAGATGTATTTCAAACAGGCTCTGGTACTGGACTAAATATGAATATTAATGAAGTGATAGCAGAAAGGGCAACTGAAATGATTGGAAAAAAAGTTCACCCAAATGATCACGTAAATTTAGGGCAATCATCTAACGATACTGTTCCTACTGCAATAAGAATAGCAGCAACTTCAGCAGTTGAAGAACAACTTATACCAGCACTTAGTAAATTTGTTTCTATTCTTAATAGAAAAAGTGAAGAATTTAAGGATATTGTGAAATCTGGAAGGACTCATTTAAGGGACGCGTTACCAGTTACCTTAGGTCAAGAGCTTTCAGCATATGCAGACGCTTTCTACCACGATATGACCAATTTACAACAAGTACTAGAATATGTTAAGGAGCTTCCTATTGGTGGCACTGCAGTAGGTACTGGATTAAACTCACATCCAGAATTTCAACTGAGAGTTATTCAAGAGGTTAATAATGAAACTGGATTAGGCTTCAAACCAGCTAATAAGTTTAGAGGATTAAGGCTTTTAACGGACTTACTTAGTCTAAGCGGTATTATGAGAACAATTGCGGTAGATCTTTACAGACTTGGACAAGATATTAGATTAATGTTTTCTGGACCAATGACTGGTTTCAATGAAATAGATCTACCTACTCAAGAAGAAATAGCTGGAAGTAGTATTATGCCGGGTAAAACAAACCCAGTTACTGTGGAGGCAACATTATTAGTCTCAGCTCAAGTAGTAGGATTAGATCATGCCAATCAATTTGCATCAATGTTAGGCGAGTTTGAGTTAGCCATGGGCGTTCCTTTGATTGGATATAATGTGGTTACTCAAATAAACTTACTTACAGAGGCATTAAATAAATTTGGAGATTTGGTAATTAATGGTATGGTTCCTAATATAGAAAGAATGAAAAGATATGCTGAAAGCAGTCCTTCATTAGTTACCGTAATATCACCTATTATTGGTTATGATAAGGCTAGCGAAATAGGGAAGAGATTAAGCAAAGGAATGTCTATAAGAGAAGCATTAAAAGAGTTAGGCTTTAAGGATGATGAAATAGATAGAATACTAGATTTATCAAAATTAGTTAAGCCAGGTTTTCCTGCAAAATGA
- the tpiA gene encoding triose-phosphate isomerase — protein sequence MKPPIILINYKAYENSYGEKGVEISKKIEKVSKDYGVPIIISVPATMIYKLSQILEIPVYAQHVDALRHGAHTGAILPEMIKDAGAKGSLLNHSERKIRLDEIHEAVTRIRDLGLESVVCADSYELVHPLALLKPNAILIEPPELIGSGRAVSKEKPEVITRAVNEIKKVEGVYLIAGAGITTGEDVYKAIELGADGIGVASAVMKSSTPEKIVEDFIINALKAIDRKK from the coding sequence GTGAAACCCCCTATAATATTAATCAACTACAAGGCATATGAAAATTCCTACGGAGAAAAGGGAGTAGAAATATCTAAAAAAATAGAGAAAGTTAGCAAGGACTACGGGGTACCAATTATTATATCAGTTCCAGCAACAATGATATACAAACTCTCTCAAATTTTGGAAATACCAGTATACGCACAACATGTTGATGCATTAAGACATGGAGCGCATACTGGTGCAATATTACCAGAGATGATAAAAGATGCTGGAGCTAAGGGATCATTACTTAATCATAGCGAAAGAAAAATTAGATTAGATGAAATACATGAGGCTGTTACAAGGATAAGAGATTTAGGATTAGAGAGTGTTGTTTGTGCTGACTCTTATGAATTAGTTCATCCTCTAGCATTACTTAAACCTAACGCTATACTTATAGAACCTCCAGAATTAATCGGAAGTGGAAGAGCAGTATCTAAAGAAAAACCAGAAGTTATAACAAGAGCAGTTAACGAGATAAAAAAGGTAGAAGGAGTTTACCTAATCGCTGGAGCTGGGATTACAACAGGTGAAGATGTATATAAAGCAATTGAATTAGGAGCTGATGGTATTGGTGTTGCTAGTGCAGTAATGAAATCATCAACGCCAGAAAAAATAGTAGAAGATTTCATTATAAACGCTTTAAAAGCTATTGATAGAAAGAAATAA
- a CDS encoding ABC transporter permease codes for MAGTSVQFNLFKALVFFLAFLLIFPILAVLYYGYGPYFSMKYAFGNAIIRSIELTFFASSISIMLIIILFTPLAYYLARHRNPIIEAIVDIPASVPHPVVGIALLFIDSPLNPLGRFLETHGINFFFTYLGLILALMIVSSPIYVRAMQNFYEALPRSYEYYALSLGASELRTYFRVILPSSVRGIISAGLTSMARAISEFGSVVIVAPYVSGWIFNGVPVASVCVYNTFLTYFNASVTEASTLILFSLILVAITRLFIYFSFKREGL; via the coding sequence ATGGCGGGAACTTCAGTGCAGTTTAACCTTTTTAAGGCATTAGTATTTTTTCTAGCTTTTCTCCTCATTTTCCCAATTCTTGCAGTTCTTTATTACGGTTATGGTCCTTATTTTTCTATGAAATATGCCTTTGGAAATGCTATAATAAGATCAATAGAGTTAACGTTTTTTGCCTCCTCCATTAGCATTATGTTAATCATAATTCTATTTACTCCTTTAGCTTATTACTTAGCTAGGCATAGAAATCCAATTATTGAGGCTATTGTTGACATTCCCGCTTCAGTTCCTCATCCAGTAGTTGGCATAGCTTTACTTTTTATAGATAGTCCATTAAATCCTCTAGGAAGATTTCTAGAAACTCATGGAATAAATTTCTTCTTTACATATTTAGGTTTAATACTTGCTTTAATGATAGTTTCTTCACCTATTTATGTAAGGGCAATGCAGAACTTTTATGAAGCTCTTCCAAGAAGCTATGAATATTATGCATTAAGTCTGGGAGCCTCAGAATTAAGAACTTATTTTAGAGTGATTTTACCATCCTCAGTAAGAGGTATAATATCCGCTGGTTTAACTTCAATGGCTAGAGCTATAAGTGAGTTTGGTTCAGTCGTCATTGTTGCACCTTATGTTTCTGGGTGGATATTTAATGGTGTTCCAGTAGCCTCAGTATGTGTCTATAATACATTTTTAACGTACTTTAATGCATCAGTAACTGAAGCTTCAACATTAATTCTCTTCTCTCTAATTCTAGTAGCAATTACAAGATTGTTTATCTACTTTAGTTTTAAGAGAGAAGGATTGTAA
- a CDS encoding extracellular solute-binding protein: MSRHKVYKAISSYVIIAIIIIAIVAVVGVLLLTRHPSSSSVTSTTTPTTSSSVSPSSSGPVIVYVAGAYKAIFDYLAKQFEQQTGITVDVVPGGSFGLAAQIAKGQPVSVFVPVAYIQAVELEGNRDPGWAIAFISDQMAIIYSNYTTQSPYWNQLYSNYTMAMKTNESQYWYNFFYLLTTKFSLGISNPSSDPEGLYAYLILKMAGYLYANHSFDYFINLVNHNPNVVSAPTTADFVPDLATGKLDFTFSYVSYAISQHLEYLKLPPWLSFGYYPNETSWDSFFFYKITVNGQTLKIYGNPVYLYITIPVNASNEQGAIEFVEFIVDHVQELSMFGVTPITHPLLFYQNKSDVPSQILNLLNQGVLQYGGNFSAV; encoded by the coding sequence ATGTCTAGGCACAAAGTGTATAAGGCAATCTCTTCTTATGTAATCATAGCAATAATTATAATAGCAATAGTAGCAGTTGTTGGTGTACTGTTGCTAACTCGTCATCCATCATCATCTTCAGTTACAAGTACTACCACACCAACAACATCATCTTCTGTTTCTCCATCATCAAGCGGTCCAGTTATTGTGTATGTTGCTGGTGCCTATAAGGCTATATTTGACTATTTAGCTAAGCAGTTTGAGCAACAAACTGGAATTACAGTAGACGTAGTACCAGGAGGGTCATTTGGATTAGCTGCTCAGATTGCAAAAGGACAACCTGTTAGTGTTTTTGTACCAGTAGCTTATATTCAAGCTGTTGAATTAGAAGGTAACAGAGACCCAGGCTGGGCTATAGCTTTTATCTCTGATCAAATGGCTATAATCTACAGTAACTATACCACTCAAAGTCCTTATTGGAATCAGTTATACTCAAACTATACGATGGCTATGAAAACTAATGAAAGTCAGTACTGGTATAACTTCTTCTATTTATTAACAACAAAGTTTAGTTTAGGTATTTCAAACCCAAGTAGTGATCCAGAAGGTTTATATGCCTATTTAATTTTAAAGATGGCTGGTTATCTTTATGCTAATCATAGTTTTGATTACTTCATTAACTTAGTTAACCACAATCCAAATGTTGTATCAGCGCCTACTACGGCGGACTTTGTTCCAGATCTAGCAACTGGTAAACTAGACTTTACGTTTTCTTATGTATCTTATGCGATCTCACAACATCTAGAATATTTAAAACTTCCTCCATGGTTAAGCTTTGGTTATTATCCTAATGAGACCAGCTGGGATAGCTTCTTCTTCTACAAAATAACAGTTAATGGTCAAACATTGAAGATATATGGAAATCCTGTTTATCTATACATAACTATTCCAGTAAATGCCTCAAATGAACAAGGAGCTATAGAGTTTGTCGAATTCATAGTTGATCACGTTCAAGAACTATCAATGTTTGGGGTAACACCAATAACTCACCCATTACTATTCTATCAAAACAAGAGCGACGTTCCATCACAAATTCTTAATCTGTTAAATCAAGGTGTATTACAGTATGGCGGGAACTTCAGTGCAGTTTAA
- a CDS encoding alpha/beta hydrolase-fold protein, with amino-acid sequence MLIKSFAIESNILKDNPLKDPNVRKVYSIEVGDVTQAPIVIYLSGFFSSSITLLNYDPLSESINEKLDRLHKEGKIKNLIFILPDLFTKLGGNQYINSTAVGMYEDFIIKELIPYLFDIYGKKDVILMGKSSGGYGSIVLAMKYPEIIRGLINHSGDSYFEYVYLPYFPHAIRHIRREGGLNKWLEKYWSKENKKDKDDLNTLNIIAMAAFYSPEGTEIVLPFDLDTGEIIEDVWKRWLEKDPVRLVEKYSENLKKLRLIYLDVGNKDEFRINFGMRILHKKMLRYNVKHEFEEYEGGHFNTSYRYDISISLISKVFNGDNS; translated from the coding sequence ATGTTAATCAAAAGCTTTGCAATCGAGAGTAATATATTAAAAGATAATCCTTTAAAAGATCCCAATGTTAGAAAAGTCTATTCTATAGAGGTTGGAGATGTAACTCAAGCTCCAATAGTAATTTATTTGAGTGGATTTTTCTCTTCCTCTATTACACTCTTAAATTATGATCCTTTATCAGAATCTATAAATGAAAAACTAGATAGATTACATAAAGAAGGGAAAATCAAGAATTTAATATTTATACTTCCAGATCTTTTTACAAAATTAGGTGGGAATCAATACATAAATTCAACAGCTGTAGGAATGTACGAGGATTTTATTATAAAAGAATTAATCCCATATCTTTTTGATATATATGGAAAGAAGGATGTAATATTAATGGGAAAGTCTTCTGGTGGTTACGGTTCAATAGTTTTAGCTATGAAATATCCAGAAATAATACGCGGCCTAATAAATCATTCTGGAGATTCTTATTTTGAATATGTTTACTTACCTTATTTTCCTCATGCTATTAGACATATAAGGAGAGAAGGTGGACTTAATAAGTGGTTGGAAAAGTACTGGAGTAAGGAAAATAAGAAGGATAAAGATGATCTTAATACATTAAATATTATTGCCATGGCCGCATTTTATTCCCCAGAAGGGACAGAAATTGTTTTGCCATTTGATCTTGATACTGGAGAAATAATTGAGGATGTTTGGAAAAGATGGCTAGAAAAAGATCCAGTAAGACTAGTAGAAAAATACAGCGAAAACCTGAAAAAATTAAGGCTGATTTACCTTGATGTAGGTAATAAAGATGAGTTTAGGATAAACTTTGGTATGAGGATACTACACAAGAAAATGCTTAGGTATAATGTTAAGCATGAATTTGAAGAATATGAAGGAGGTCATTTCAATACCTCATATAGATACGATATATCCATTTCGTTAATAAGTAAGGTGTTTAATGGTGACAATAGTTAA
- a CDS encoding MBL fold metallo-hydrolase, with translation MIVKRFILGEYSTNTYLVVSGDEGILIDVAENPSEVIDYILTNNIKLKSIYATHGHFDHVLGVTEVKKYFNVPFFLHRSDLDLLRRDERTKGIVPDGFIDEKSIIKIGNEELKVIETPGHTMGSVCYIFDDGIFTGDTLFNGSIGRYDLGGDKNLLKKSLNRLMELNDGLTVYPGHGFFTTLGYEKLTNPFLNGEFEW, from the coding sequence ATGATAGTTAAACGTTTTATCTTAGGCGAGTATTCTACCAATACTTACTTAGTTGTTTCTGGAGATGAAGGAATATTAATAGACGTTGCAGAAAATCCATCTGAGGTTATAGATTATATCTTAACAAATAACATAAAACTTAAGTCAATTTATGCCACGCATGGGCATTTTGATCATGTATTGGGTGTTACTGAAGTGAAGAAATATTTTAATGTTCCATTCTTCTTACATAGAAGTGATTTAGATTTATTAAGACGAGATGAAAGGACTAAAGGAATAGTACCAGATGGTTTCATAGATGAAAAATCTATAATAAAAATAGGGAATGAAGAACTAAAAGTGATAGAGACACCAGGACATACAATGGGTAGTGTCTGTTATATTTTTGATGACGGAATTTTTACGGGAGACACATTATTTAACGGGAGTATTGGAAGGTATGACTTAGGAGGAGACAAAAATTTACTAAAAAAGAGTCTAAATAGGTTAATGGAATTAAATGACGGATTAACAGTTTATCCCGGTCATGGTTTCTTTACAACTTTGGGATACGAAAAGTTAACTAACCCCTTTTTGAACGGAGAATTCGAATGGTGA
- a CDS encoding 8-oxo-dGTP diphosphatase, which yields MITCLVIIKANNNFLLFIRKKRGLGKGLITFPGGKVKDNEKIEECAIREVKEEVNITIFEPKLVGKIKFYLDDYEAETTYVFVTDKYKGKPEETDEAIPIWLNYIPYEEMWEDDKVWLPLVLEGKKICCEFKFDKNWQEFKGGYCNLCELT from the coding sequence ATGATTACTTGTTTAGTAATTATAAAGGCTAATAATAATTTTTTATTATTTATAAGGAAAAAGAGAGGATTAGGGAAAGGTCTAATTACATTCCCTGGAGGTAAGGTTAAAGATAACGAGAAGATTGAAGAATGTGCAATAAGAGAAGTTAAAGAAGAAGTTAACATTACTATTTTTGAACCTAAGCTTGTAGGAAAAATAAAGTTTTACCTAGATGATTATGAAGCGGAAACAACCTATGTGTTTGTTACAGATAAATACAAAGGAAAACCAGAAGAAACTGATGAAGCAATACCTATTTGGCTAAATTATATACCTTATGAAGAAATGTGGGAAGATGATAAAGTATGGTTACCTCTTGTACTAGAAGGAAAGAAAATTTGCTGTGAATTTAAATTTGATAAGAACTGGCAAGAATTTAAGGGAGGATATTGTAATTTATGCGAACTTACATGA
- a CDS encoding cation:proton antiporter, whose amino-acid sequence MSEFTSLAEVLVIASFLGLLLRRINVSPVIAYLVSGIIGVELGLNYSSSIFQFLTFLAVNLLSFEMGVSVNLVDLKKIFKRALFIVLTEFLVVTTVVMLISLFIRLNFISTILLVVIGFNTSTSIAYKLAEKTLDQNDLKIVLSVSSLEDTVAFIVLGVISSNSFNLVEIIVSAFISITLGYLISKLLINPTINFSEDSIILSGVASVFLFNILSQLLNIPSTLASFLLGIGTSYASSDSEKIVKSIKPLTDFTLILFFFVAGSYIKVSTYLLYALPISIVLVLTKYIAFSTAYWMSGIEFIRAFRTGLFMSSLSEFGIVISLTALQEGLPVLSVYNISSIVVAISSTIASIVTTRNKAIISILNKIYYKLSLNKVDNIVRRASSHQLKIPEIVIVMVRYIITSVTITFSGAYIIYLLYTISPFLIYVSYILIVVIPAMLFTLLVTTTNNIRGKYGEAEFIVELFFIIIFIINVFEFEIFFLKLISFNIIVFILSIVIGSIITILSFSRIRKLLEDIEKLF is encoded by the coding sequence GTGAGTGAATTTACTAGTTTAGCTGAAGTACTTGTTATTGCTAGCTTCTTAGGACTTTTGCTTAGAAGAATAAACGTTTCTCCAGTTATTGCTTATCTTGTATCTGGAATAATAGGAGTAGAATTAGGATTAAATTATAGTAGTTCAATATTTCAGTTTCTAACTTTTCTTGCGGTAAATTTGCTTTCATTTGAAATGGGTGTATCTGTTAATTTGGTTGATTTAAAGAAAATATTTAAGAGAGCTTTATTCATAGTTCTAACAGAATTTCTAGTCGTTACTACAGTAGTTATGCTAATTTCCCTATTCATAAGACTTAATTTCATAAGTACGATCCTTCTCGTAGTAATAGGATTTAACACCAGTACTTCAATCGCATATAAATTAGCTGAGAAAACACTTGACCAGAATGATTTAAAAATAGTACTCTCAGTTTCATCTTTAGAGGACACAGTAGCTTTTATAGTTCTTGGTGTAATTTCATCTAATTCCTTTAACCTTGTAGAAATAATAGTTTCAGCATTTATTTCTATTACTTTAGGATACCTAATATCAAAATTGTTAATAAATCCTACCATAAACTTCTCTGAAGACTCAATAATTTTATCTGGTGTAGCTTCCGTATTTCTTTTTAATATCTTAAGTCAGTTACTTAATATACCTTCTACTTTAGCATCTTTTCTCCTAGGGATAGGAACTTCTTATGCTTCTTCAGATAGTGAAAAAATTGTGAAAAGCATTAAGCCTTTAACAGATTTTACTCTAATCCTATTCTTCTTTGTTGCAGGAAGTTATATTAAAGTTTCAACTTACTTACTTTATGCTCTACCTATTTCTATAGTTTTAGTACTTACAAAATATATAGCATTTAGCACTGCATATTGGATGTCTGGCATAGAGTTCATCAGAGCATTTAGAACCGGACTTTTCATGAGCTCTCTTAGTGAATTTGGAATTGTAATTTCATTAACAGCTTTACAAGAAGGGTTACCGGTATTATCAGTTTATAATATTTCTAGCATTGTAGTAGCAATATCATCTACAATCGCAAGTATAGTAACAACTAGGAATAAGGCAATAATTTCTATTCTAAATAAAATTTACTATAAATTAAGTTTAAATAAAGTAGATAATATTGTAAGGAGAGCTTCTTCTCACCAATTAAAAATTCCAGAAATAGTAATAGTAATGGTGAGGTACATAATTACAAGTGTAACTATAACTTTTTCTGGAGCTTATATAATTTATTTATTATATACAATAAGTCCTTTCTTGATTTATGTTTCTTACATATTAATCGTAGTAATTCCAGCTATGCTTTTCACTCTCCTTGTAACTACAACAAATAACATTAGAGGGAAGTATGGAGAAGCTGAATTTATAGTAGAATTATTCTTTATAATAATTTTTATAATAAATGTCTTCGAATTTGAAATATTTTTCCTAAAGCTAATCTCATTTAACATAATAGTTTTTATACTTTCGATAGTAATAGGTAGCATAATCACTATCTTATCTTTTTCAAGAATTAGGAAACTTCTTGAAGATATTGAGAAATTATTTTAA
- a CDS encoding DUF429 domain-containing protein, protein MKFCGIDLAVKRPSAVGILENNIVCVKELMDNIEIYEECKDALVISIDAPLSTSNGFREVDKEMIRKGYKVLPPSWMRELVNKAIALKELFVNKVVIETHPTSSLKNLNLNWREFSSKKDIIDAVICALTSYYYFIRKTMEISSIDGSIYILPPEIIKINKISDKCFKIISQYLQEVS, encoded by the coding sequence TTGAAATTTTGTGGTATCGATTTGGCTGTTAAAAGACCTTCAGCTGTTGGAATATTAGAAAATAACATTGTTTGTGTTAAAGAGCTTATGGATAATATAGAGATTTATGAAGAATGTAAGGATGCTTTAGTTATTTCAATAGATGCACCCTTATCTACTTCTAACGGATTTAGGGAAGTTGACAAAGAGATGATAAGAAAAGGTTATAAAGTTTTACCTCCTTCATGGATGAGAGAATTAGTTAATAAGGCTATAGCCCTAAAGGAACTGTTTGTTAATAAAGTAGTGATAGAGACTCATCCTACTTCTTCCCTTAAGAATCTGAATCTAAACTGGAGGGAGTTTAGTAGTAAAAAAGATATTATAGATGCAGTTATATGTGCTCTAACTTCATATTACTACTTCATAAGAAAAACAATGGAGATTTCGTCCATTGATGGAAGTATATATATTTTACCTCCAGAAATAATTAAAATAAATAAAATTAGTGATAAATGTTTTAAAATAATTTCTCAATATCTTCAAGAAGTTTCCTAA
- a CDS encoding glycosyltransferase family 2 protein gives MIPVYKEEIDIFEKVIRTLYDTRLEFIVVGDSVLEPYKSITERYGGKFIYMREHKGKRYALAEGVKYVRSPLVMFLDSDTIIYKDSILKMLSVFDESVGGVGPNIRIMYDEKNKYAYYYGEFFERISEIVNRAVNYFGSAIILSGQCVIYRTELVKPYILSKEFLEPKMFGRPIKISDDRDLTDFVIKKGYRAVKVFDAVAYTKPPRDIKMFTKQVTRWTRANYLNFIREIADGSISKRGSLYVFNMIYTNLLPLFTLLFLYMSFTRILKIYSSINVINTKLLLLLYLPTRYHSDFFIFYLFLHYGGFIAIIPFVMTMIYLIPEDKLKTLIYGSIALAVQYIASLYAMITFWWQDWLTR, from the coding sequence GTGATACCAGTTTATAAGGAGGAAATAGATATTTTTGAAAAAGTGATAAGGACTTTATATGACACAAGGTTAGAATTTATTGTTGTAGGGGATAGTGTTCTAGAACCATACAAATCAATTACGGAAAGATATGGTGGTAAATTTATTTATATGCGTGAACATAAGGGGAAAAGATACGCGTTAGCCGAGGGAGTTAAGTATGTAAGATCTCCTCTAGTGATGTTTCTAGATAGTGATACGATTATTTATAAAGACTCTATACTAAAGATGTTAAGTGTTTTTGATGAGTCAGTAGGTGGAGTAGGGCCAAATATTAGAATTATGTATGACGAGAAAAATAAATATGCATATTATTATGGTGAATTCTTTGAGAGAATAAGTGAGATAGTAAACAGGGCGGTAAACTATTTTGGAAGTGCTATAATATTAAGTGGACAATGTGTAATATATAGGACCGAACTCGTAAAACCATATATATTATCTAAAGAGTTTTTAGAGCCGAAAATGTTTGGAAGACCAATTAAAATTTCCGATGATAGAGATTTAACCGATTTTGTTATAAAAAAAGGGTATAGGGCTGTAAAAGTCTTTGATGCAGTGGCATATACAAAACCCCCTAGAGACATAAAAATGTTTACGAAACAAGTAACTAGATGGACAAGAGCAAATTATCTTAATTTTATAAGGGAGATAGCTGACGGTAGTATAAGTAAAAGGGGTTCATTATACGTTTTTAATATGATATACACCAATCTGTTACCATTATTTACGCTCTTGTTCCTTTATATGAGTTTCACTAGAATTCTTAAGATCTATTCCTCAATTAATGTAATTAATACTAAGCTCTTATTACTATTGTATCTGCCAACCCGTTACCATTCCGACTTCTTTATCTTTTATTTATTCTTGCATTACGGAGGATTTATAGCTATAATACCCTTTGTAATGACCATGATTTATTTAATTCCAGAAGATAAATTGAAAACTCTAATATACGGTTCTATCGCACTAGCAGTGCAATATATTGCTTCCCTATATGCTATGATAACTTTCTGGTGGCAAGATTGGTTAACTAGATAA